GCGACCTCGGCGCCCGCGCGGTGGATGAGCTGGATCGACGCCTCGGCGGTGCCGCCGGTGGCGAGCACGTCGTCGACGATGAGGATCCGGTCGTCGGCGGTCAGGTCCTCGGCGTGCACCTCGATCTCGGCCGAGCCGTACTCCAGGTCGTAGGCCTGGGCGAGGGTGGCTCCGGGGAGCTTGCCCGCCTTGCGTACGGGGATGAAGCCGAGGCCGGCGCGGACGGCGACCGGGGCGCCGAGGATGAAGCCCCGGGCCTCCAGGCCGACGATCTTGGTGGCACCGGTGCGCTCGGCGATCTCCGCGAACGCGTCGGTGAGCGCGGAGAACGCCACCGGGTCCGCCAGGAGCGGGGTGATGTCCTTGAACATCACCCCCGGCTCCGGGTGGTCCGCCACGTCACGGATGCGGCCGAGGAGCAGCGTCGTGACGTCGGTGAGTTCCGTCATCGGCGCTTCCCCGACGGCCGGCCGCGGCCCCGGCCCCGGGCCGCGGGCTGGGTGCGCGGGCCGACGACCGCGTGTGCGGCGTCCTCCGGCTCGTCGTCGTAGCCGTCGTCGCCGCGGGTCTCGGTGCCCTCCTCCTCGGCGCTCGCCTGGGCGGCGCGCTTGGCGAGGACGCGCTTCTTCAGCGCCTTCATCTGCGGCTCGCGCTCCTTGAGGTCGGCGACGAGCGGCGTGGCGATGAAGATCGACGAGTAGGCGCCGGCCGCGAGGCCGACGAACAGCGACAGCGAGATGTCGTTGAGCGTGCCCGCGCCGAGGAAGCCGCCGCCGATGAACAGCAGGCCGGCCACCGGCAGCAGGGCGACCACCGTGGTGTTGATGGAGCGGACCAGGGTGCCGTTGATCGAGCGGTTGGCGACCTCGCTGTAGGTGAAGCGGGTCTGCTTCGTGAGGTCCTTCGTCTGCTCCTTGAGGGAGTCGAAGACGACGACCGTGTCGTACAGCGAGTAACCGAGGATCGTCAGCAGACCGATCACCGTGCCCGGCGTGACCTCGAAGCCCACCAGGGCGTAGATGCCGACCGTGATGGTGATGTCGTGGATCAGGGCGATGAGCGCGGCGACGGCCATGCGCAGCTCGAAGGCGATCGCCAGATAGATCACGACCAGGACCATGAAGATCGCCAGGCCCTGCCAGGCCTTGTTGGCGACCTGGTCGCCCCAGCTGGGACCCACCAGCTCGGCGGTGATCGACTCCGGGTCGGCCTTGAGGTCCTTGGCGAGGTCGTCCTTGATCTGGTTGGACTGCTTGATGTCCATACCGGCGATCTGGATGCGCAGCGAGCCGTTGCCGAGCTTCTGCACGACCGCGTCATGGCCTGACGCGTCCTTGGCGTACTCCTCGGCCTGGGAGACGGAGACGCTCGTCTTCTCCGTGGTGAAGACGGCGCCGCCCTGGAAGTCGATGCCCATGTTCAGGCCGCGCACCGCCAGGCCGACGATCGCCGTGATGGTGATCAGGATCGAGATGCTGTACCAGAGCTTGCGGTGGCCGATGAAGTCGTAGCTGATCTCGCCACGGTGCAGTCGGGCGCCGAGGTTACCGAGTTTCGACATCGCTCACGCCTCCTTCGTCTCGACAGGGCCGGCGGCGGGACCGGCGGGACGGCGGGTGCGGCGGATCGGCGGCTGCGCGCCCAGGCTCTTCGGGTCGAGCCCGGACCACTTGTGGCCGTCCGCGAAGAACTTGCGCCGGGCGATGAGCGTCATCAGCGGCTTGGTGAAGAAGAAGACCACGACCACGTCGAGGACGGTGGTCAGGCCCAGCGTGAACGCGAAGCCCTGGACCTTGCCGACCGTGACGATGAACAGCACGGCGGCGGCGAGGAACGACACGAAGTCGGAGACCAGGATGGTGCGCCGGGCGCGCGGCCAGGCCCGCTCCACGGCGGGGCGCAGGGTGCGGCCCTCGCGGATCTCGTCCCGGACCCGTTCGAAGTACACGATGAACGAGTCCGCCGTGATGCCGATGGCGACGATGGCGCCACAGACGGCGGGCAGGTTCAGCGCGAAGCCGATGGCCGGGCCGAGCAGCGCCATGAGTACGTACGTGAGGGCCGCGGAGACCAGCAGCGAGGCGAGCGCGATGAGCGCGAGACCCCGGTAGTAGGCCACCAGGTAGATGACGACCAGGACGAGGCCGATGGCGCCGGCGAGCAGACCGGCGTGCAGCTGGTCACCGCCGAGCGCCGCGGTCACCGTGGTCACGCTCTGCTCCTTGAAGGAGAGCGGGAGCGCACCGTAGGACAGCATGTTGGCGAGGCTCTGGGCCTCCTCCTGCGTGAAGCTGCCGGAGATCTGGGCCTGGCCGCCGGTGATGGAGTTCTGCACGAACGGGCTGGAGACCACGTTGCCGTCGAGGACGATGCCGAACTCGTTCTGCGGCTGCTGGTTCTGCGCGAGCTGGGCCGTGATGGCGGCGAACTTCGCGGCGCCCTTCTTGGTGAACTCCATGGTGACCTGCCAGCCGGAGGCACCCTGTGTGTCGAAGACCGCCGAGGCCTTGTCGACCTCGGTGCCGTCGACGGCGGCCGGGCCGAGCAGGTACTTGTACCAGACCTTGTCGATCTCACCGCAGGCCACGGTCGCGTTCCCGGGCTGGACGCCCTCGCCCGCCGTGGTGCGCACCGACTCCTTGGAGCAGTCCAGAGCCGCGTACTTGGCCTGGAGCGCGGCGTCCTCCGGCGTGACGGCGCCGCCGCTCGCGGCGGCCGACGGGCTGGCGGAGGTGCCCGCCTTGGCGCTCGCCTTCGTGCTCGCCGAGGCCGACGGGGTGGAGTCGGCCTTCAGCGCGTCGGTGACGGCGCGGCCCTGCGAGGTGGCGCTGGCCGACGGGGACGACGAGGTCGCCTTCTCACCGGTGGACCCGGACGCGCTCGGCGAAGCACTCGTCGACGCGCTCGGCGAGGCGGTGGACGCGCCGCTCGTGGACGCGCTCGGCGAGGGGACGGCGGCGGAGCCGGTGGCCTCCTGGGCCAGGACCGGACGGAAGTACAGCTTGGCGGTGGTGCCGACCTGCTCCCGGGCCTTCTCGGAGTTGGTGCCCTTGGGGATGTTCACGATGATGTTGTCGCTGCCCTGGGTCTGCACCTCCGCCTCGGAGACGCCCAGCCCGTTGACACGGCGGTTCATGATCTCGACCGCTGTGTCCATGTTGGCCTTGTTGATCGCGGATCCCTGGTCCGACTTCGCCTTCAGCGTGATGCTGGTACCGCCGGCAAGGTCGATGCCGAGACGCGGAGTGGTGTGACCGGAGACGAACATGCCTCCGGTGAGCGCCACGATGGCGATCAGGATCAGGGCCAACGAGCGCCCTGGCTTGCTCTGGGCGCTCGCGCTCCGGCCCTTCTTAGGTGCTGCCACCTTCTCGTACTCCCTCTCGGGCCGCCTTGCGCCGGGTCAGCGCGGCAGCGGCCATGACATGGTGTCGGGATCCCCTGGCGAGATGCGCGCGCCCCGGCATGCACGGGTGTGACCCGTGTTCGCCGGGGACGTGACTACTTCTTCGCGTCGGAGTCGCCGTCGGTCTTCTTCGGCTCTTCGTCGGCCTCGGCCTGGTCGGCCTGCTCGGCCTCGTCGGCCTTCTCCTGGACCTCGTCAGGCCCGTCCTTCTTACCGAGGTCGACGGCCTTGTCGCCGGGGGCGGCGGCAGCTTCGTCGGCGGACTCGTCGGTCTCGGTGAGGGAGGAGGCGTCGTCGGGGACGACGTCGGAGTCGGACTTCAGGTCGTGCTCGATGCCGTGGACGATGCGGTTGTACTCGTCGTCGGTCAGGACGGCGCCGATCGCGTTCTTCGCGAAGAGCAGTTCCACGCCCGGTCCCGCGTCGAGGAGAAGCGTGTCGTCGCTGACCTCCTTGACCGTCGCGTACATGCCCCCGATGGTGCGGACACCGCTGCCGGGCTGCAGTTGGTTACGCATGTCGGCCGCTTGCTGCTGCTTCTTCTTGGCCGATCGGGTCATCAGGAACATGGCCCCGATGAGCACGATGAACGGGAGGAGGGTCAAAGGACTCACGGGACGGAACTTCCTTCAGACGACCGCGATGGTTGAGCGGCCTGATGGATGGGGGTGTGTGCTGCCGACAACGGCGGCATCGGCGGAGTCTAAGCGAGTCCGCGTGCAGGGAACAACGCTCAGCATGGCACCTGGGTTCCTGACCCGGCCAATGTCTCCGCTGCGGCCCTCTGTGTCCACGTGCCGGGTCACATATCGGGTCATGTCCTCGGTCACATACCGGGTTATGTACCGAACAGGTCCTGTTGTCCGCTTCCCTGGCCGGGGGCGCGGGCCGGGGTGAGGCCGAGGTGCGTCCAGGCGGCCGGGGTGGCCACCCGCCCGCGCGGTGTACGGGCCAGTAGCCCCTCCCGTACGAGGAAGGGTTCGGCGACCTCCTCCACGGTCTCGCGCTCCTCGCCCACGGCGACGGCGAGCGTGGACAGGCCGACCGGGCCGCCGCCGAACAGCTTCAGCAGGGCCTGCAGTACCGCGCGGTCGAGACGGTCCAGTCCCCGGCCGTCCACCTCGTAGACCTTCAGGGCCGCCTGCGCGATCTCGCGGTCGATGATCCCGTCGGCCTTGACCTGCGCGTAGTCGCGTACGCGGCGCAGCAGGCGGTTGGCGATGCGGGGCGTGCCGCGGGAGCGGCCGGCGATCTCGGCGGCGCCGTCGGTGTCGATCTCGACGTCGAGGAGGTTCGCCGAGCGGTGGATGACGCGCTCCAGCTCGGCGGGCTCGTAGAACTCCATGTGTCCGGTGAAGCCGAAGCGGTCGCGCAGCGGGGGCGGCAGCAGGCCCGCGCGCGTGGTGGCGCCGACCAGGGTGAAGGGGGGCAGTTCGAGGGGGATCGCGGTGGCGCCGGGGCCCTTGCCGACGATGACGTCGACGCGGAAGTCCTCCATCGCCATGTAGAGCATCTCCTCGGCGGGCCGCGACATGCGGTGGATCTCGTCGAGGAAGAGGACCTCGCCCTCCTGGAGGGAGGAGAGGATCGCCGCGAGGTCGCCGGCGTGCTGGATGGCGGGGCCGCTGGTGATGCGGATCGGGGCGCCCATCTCGGCGGCGATGATCATCGAGAGGGTGGTCTTGCCGAGGCCTGGGGCGCCGGAGAGCAGCACATGGTCGGCGGTCGCGCCACGCGCGCGTGCGGCGCGAAGGACGAGGTCGAGCTGTTCGCGGACCTTCTCCTGGCCGATGAACTCGCCCAGGTCCTTGGGGCGCAGGGCGGCCTCGACGGCCTGGTCCTCACCGTCGGCGACAGAGCCCACCAGCCGGTCCTCGGCGGGGCCGACGAGCCGCTCGGGGGCGCTCTCCTCGGTCGTGTCGTCCCAGTTCACTGACGTTCTCCTAGCGGGCGCGGTTCAGGGTCTGCAGGGCGGCCCTCAGCAGGTGGCCCACCTGGGGTGTGCCGCCGGCGGCCTCGGCCTGCGGGGTCACGGCGGCGACCGCCTCGTCGGCCTCGCGGGTGGCGTAGCCGAGGCCGATCAGGGCGGCGTGCAGCTGGTCGCGCCAGCCGCTGGTGACCGGGGCGCCGACCGCGGGTGCGCCGACCGGCGCGCCCAGCCGGTCCTTGAGCTCCAGCAGCAGCTTCTGCGCGCCCTTCTTGCCGATGCCGGGAACCGCGATGAGCGCCTTCTCGTCCGCCGTGGCCACCGCTCGGCGCAGGGCGTCCGGCGCGTGGACCGCCAGCATGGCCTGGGCCAGCCGGGGGCCGACCCCGCTCGCGGTCTGCAGCAGCTCGAAGACCTGGCGTTCGTCGTCGTCCACGAAGCCGTACAGGGTCAGGGAGTCCTCCCGTACGACGAGGGAGGTGGCGAGCTTGGCGGGGCGGCCGAGCCGGAGCGTGGACAGGGTGTTCGGCGTGCACTGGACGGCCATGCCGACGCCACCCACCTCGACCACCGCGGTGTCGGGGGCGAGTGCGGCGACCGTGCCGCTGACGAAGGCGATCATGCCGTACGGCCTTTCGAAGTCATCGGT
The Streptomyces sp. NBC_01485 genome window above contains:
- the yajC gene encoding preprotein translocase subunit YajC; the encoded protein is MSPLTLLPFIVLIGAMFLMTRSAKKKQQQAADMRNQLQPGSGVRTIGGMYATVKEVSDDTLLLDAGPGVELLFAKNAIGAVLTDDEYNRIVHGIEHDLKSDSDVVPDDASSLTETDESADEAAAAPGDKAVDLGKKDGPDEVQEKADEAEQADQAEADEEPKKTDGDSDAKK
- the ruvB gene encoding Holliday junction branch migration DNA helicase RuvB, translating into MNWDDTTEESAPERLVGPAEDRLVGSVADGEDQAVEAALRPKDLGEFIGQEKVREQLDLVLRAARARGATADHVLLSGAPGLGKTTLSMIIAAEMGAPIRITSGPAIQHAGDLAAILSSLQEGEVLFLDEIHRMSRPAEEMLYMAMEDFRVDVIVGKGPGATAIPLELPPFTLVGATTRAGLLPPPLRDRFGFTGHMEFYEPAELERVIHRSANLLDVEIDTDGAAEIAGRSRGTPRIANRLLRRVRDYAQVKADGIIDREIAQAALKVYEVDGRGLDRLDRAVLQALLKLFGGGPVGLSTLAVAVGEERETVEEVAEPFLVREGLLARTPRGRVATPAAWTHLGLTPARAPGQGSGQQDLFGT
- the ruvA gene encoding Holliday junction branch migration protein RuvA; the encoded protein is MIAFVSGTVAALAPDTAVVEVGGVGMAVQCTPNTLSTLRLGRPAKLATSLVVREDSLTLYGFVDDDERQVFELLQTASGVGPRLAQAMLAVHAPDALRRAVATADEKALIAVPGIGKKGAQKLLLELKDRLGAPVGAPAVGAPVTSGWRDQLHAALIGLGYATREADEAVAAVTPQAEAAGGTPQVGHLLRAALQTLNRAR
- the secD gene encoding protein translocase subunit SecD translates to MAAPKKGRSASAQSKPGRSLALILIAIVALTGGMFVSGHTTPRLGIDLAGGTSITLKAKSDQGSAINKANMDTAVEIMNRRVNGLGVSEAEVQTQGSDNIIVNIPKGTNSEKAREQVGTTAKLYFRPVLAQEATGSAAVPSPSASTSGASTASPSASTSASPSASGSTGEKATSSSPSASATSQGRAVTDALKADSTPSASASTKASAKAGTSASPSAAASGGAVTPEDAALQAKYAALDCSKESVRTTAGEGVQPGNATVACGEIDKVWYKYLLGPAAVDGTEVDKASAVFDTQGASGWQVTMEFTKKGAAKFAAITAQLAQNQQPQNEFGIVLDGNVVSSPFVQNSITGGQAQISGSFTQEEAQSLANMLSYGALPLSFKEQSVTTVTAALGGDQLHAGLLAGAIGLVLVVIYLVAYYRGLALIALASLLVSAALTYVLMALLGPAIGFALNLPAVCGAIVAIGITADSFIVYFERVRDEIREGRTLRPAVERAWPRARRTILVSDFVSFLAAAVLFIVTVGKVQGFAFTLGLTTVLDVVVVFFFTKPLMTLIARRKFFADGHKWSGLDPKSLGAQPPIRRTRRPAGPAAGPVETKEA
- the secF gene encoding protein translocase subunit SecF, encoding MSKLGNLGARLHRGEISYDFIGHRKLWYSISILITITAIVGLAVRGLNMGIDFQGGAVFTTEKTSVSVSQAEEYAKDASGHDAVVQKLGNGSLRIQIAGMDIKQSNQIKDDLAKDLKADPESITAELVGPSWGDQVANKAWQGLAIFMVLVVIYLAIAFELRMAVAALIALIHDITITVGIYALVGFEVTPGTVIGLLTILGYSLYDTVVVFDSLKEQTKDLTKQTRFTYSEVANRSINGTLVRSINTTVVALLPVAGLLFIGGGFLGAGTLNDISLSLFVGLAAGAYSSIFIATPLVADLKEREPQMKALKKRVLAKRAAQASAEEEGTETRGDDGYDDEPEDAAHAVVGPRTQPAARGRGRGRPSGKRR
- a CDS encoding adenine phosphoribosyltransferase yields the protein MTELTDVTTLLLGRIRDVADHPEPGVMFKDITPLLADPVAFSALTDAFAEIAERTGATKIVGLEARGFILGAPVAVRAGLGFIPVRKAGKLPGATLAQAYDLEYGSAEIEVHAEDLTADDRILIVDDVLATGGTAEASIQLIHRAGAEVAGVAVLMELGFLDGRPRLEAALGGAPLEALLTI